A genomic segment from Polyangium mundeleinium encodes:
- a CDS encoding FAD-binding oxidoreductase gives MLTSHLDVPHEGRTFRRGAPGYEERRRATMWNARVPDRYPEVIVQAKTERDVVAAVKLARREGLRMGVRSGGHSWAGNHLRDGGLLLDVSGLDEVTIDRKARRATTGPGRAGNELAEMLGRQSLFFPTGHCKGVCVGGYLLQGGFGWHGRALGPACMSVIGLDLVTADGERVYASAEENADLYWAARGSGPGFFCVVTRFHLRVYEKPEVTGFAFQSFPMSRMEEVFRWARAVGPSVSAAVELQLVMTRNATGVGGPGIEVFAPVFAGTARETFDALAFMNESALGRSAALKADFIPATLPLLYSAVMHHYPDDHRYAVDNMWTHAPIDDLLPGLRKIAETLPPPPSHVLWLNWAPPPDRPDMAFSVEDDIYIALYAGWKREKDDDLYAPWAGDRMREMQPLASGCQLADENLGKRPARFVTSENLARLDQIRGDRDPKHTFHAWMGRP, from the coding sequence ATGTTGACCAGCCATCTCGATGTGCCGCACGAGGGACGAACCTTCCGGCGCGGCGCTCCCGGTTATGAAGAGCGTCGGCGGGCCACGATGTGGAATGCGCGTGTGCCCGATCGATATCCGGAGGTGATCGTGCAAGCGAAGACCGAGCGCGACGTCGTCGCCGCCGTGAAGCTCGCGCGGCGCGAGGGCCTGCGGATGGGCGTCCGCTCGGGGGGCCATAGCTGGGCGGGCAATCACCTGCGGGACGGCGGGCTCTTGCTCGACGTCTCCGGCCTCGACGAGGTCACGATCGACCGGAAGGCGAGGCGCGCGACCACGGGGCCGGGCCGCGCCGGCAACGAGCTCGCCGAGATGCTCGGGCGGCAGTCGCTGTTTTTCCCCACGGGACATTGCAAGGGCGTGTGCGTCGGGGGGTATCTGCTCCAGGGCGGCTTCGGCTGGCACGGCCGCGCGCTCGGCCCGGCGTGCATGAGCGTGATCGGTCTCGATCTCGTGACCGCCGACGGCGAGCGGGTGTACGCGAGCGCCGAGGAGAACGCCGATCTTTATTGGGCCGCGCGTGGCTCGGGCCCCGGGTTCTTCTGCGTCGTGACGCGCTTTCACCTGCGCGTGTACGAAAAGCCCGAGGTCACGGGGTTCGCGTTCCAGAGTTTTCCCATGTCCCGGATGGAAGAGGTCTTCCGCTGGGCGCGGGCCGTAGGGCCCTCCGTGTCCGCCGCGGTCGAGCTGCAGCTCGTCATGACGCGCAATGCGACCGGCGTGGGCGGGCCGGGCATCGAGGTCTTTGCGCCCGTCTTCGCGGGCACCGCGCGCGAGACGTTCGACGCGCTCGCCTTCATGAACGAGAGCGCCCTCGGACGCAGCGCCGCGCTCAAGGCCGACTTCATCCCCGCGACGCTGCCGCTCCTCTACAGCGCCGTCATGCACCATTACCCGGACGATCATCGGTATGCGGTCGACAACATGTGGACCCACGCCCCCATCGACGATCTGCTCCCGGGCCTGCGCAAGATCGCCGAGACACTCCCGCCGCCGCCCTCGCACGTGCTCTGGTTGAACTGGGCGCCGCCGCCGGATCGACCCGACATGGCGTTTTCGGTGGAGGACGACATCTACATCGCCCTGTATGCAGGGTGGAAACGCGAAAAGGACGACGACCTCTACGCGCCCTGGGCCGGGGATCGCATGCGGGAGATGCAACCTCTCGCGAGCGGCTGCCAGCTCGCCGACGAGAACCTCGGAAAACGGCCGGCGCGGTTCGTCACGTCGGAAAACCTCGCGCGGCTCGATCAGATCCGAGGAGACCGCGATCCGAAACACACCTTTCACGCCTGGATGGGACGACCATGA
- a CDS encoding benzoate-CoA ligase family protein has product MSAPSPALALPRVYNAAGHFIDRHLAEGRGERIAVIDHEGAVTYAELAERVNRAGNALRGLGVRMEERVLLCLLDGRDFPTVFFGAMKIGAVPVPVNTLLQPDDYAYLLEDSRARVLVLSSPLSPKFASILEKARFLEHVVLVGDAGASPGRHAHLGELLRAAEPTLAAAPTTPDDVAFWLYSSGSTGRPKGAVHLHSHLQQTAVLYGERVLGIEPGDVVFSAAKSFFAYGLGNGITFPFHVGATAVYQPDRATPDTVMRVLREQRPTIFYGVPTLYASILADPKNNRETGSNRLRVCVSAGEALPKEIGETWFERFGAHILDGIGSTEMLHIFMSNRPGDVRYGTSGRPVAGYDVKLVDDAGEPVPDGEDGSLWVRGPSSCVSYWNQRQKSLDTFHGAWTRTGDRYVRDVEGYFTYAGRSDDMLKVSGIWVSPFEVESALTAHEAVLEAAVVGHTDEAKLVKPKAFVVLKRPDEASPALADALKDFVKGRLAPYKYPRWIEFVRELPKTATGKIQRFKLREG; this is encoded by the coding sequence ATGTCCGCGCCCTCCCCTGCCCTCGCCTTGCCCCGCGTGTACAACGCTGCCGGCCATTTCATCGATCGGCACCTCGCCGAGGGGCGCGGCGAGAGGATCGCCGTCATCGACCACGAGGGCGCCGTCACGTATGCGGAGCTCGCCGAGCGCGTGAACCGAGCGGGAAACGCGCTCCGCGGGCTCGGCGTCCGGATGGAGGAGCGGGTCCTCCTTTGCCTGCTCGATGGCCGTGATTTCCCAACCGTCTTCTTCGGAGCGATGAAGATCGGCGCCGTCCCGGTGCCCGTGAACACGCTGCTCCAGCCCGACGATTACGCGTACCTGCTCGAGGACAGCCGCGCCCGCGTGCTCGTTCTATCGTCGCCGCTTTCTCCGAAATTCGCGTCGATCCTCGAAAAGGCGCGTTTCCTCGAGCACGTCGTGCTCGTCGGCGACGCAGGCGCGAGCCCCGGGAGGCATGCGCACCTGGGTGAGCTCCTCCGCGCCGCCGAGCCCACGCTCGCAGCCGCGCCGACGACGCCGGACGACGTGGCTTTCTGGTTGTACTCGTCCGGATCGACCGGTCGGCCGAAAGGCGCGGTGCACCTGCATTCCCACCTGCAGCAGACCGCCGTGCTTTATGGCGAGCGTGTCCTCGGGATCGAGCCGGGCGACGTGGTTTTCTCGGCGGCGAAATCGTTTTTCGCGTACGGCCTCGGCAATGGGATCACCTTTCCCTTTCACGTCGGCGCCACGGCCGTCTACCAGCCCGACCGGGCGACGCCCGATACCGTGATGCGCGTGCTCCGCGAACAACGTCCCACCATCTTCTACGGCGTCCCCACGCTCTACGCCTCGATCCTCGCCGATCCCAAGAACAACCGCGAGACCGGCTCGAATCGCCTCCGCGTCTGCGTCTCCGCGGGCGAGGCCTTGCCCAAGGAGATCGGCGAGACATGGTTCGAGCGCTTCGGGGCGCACATCCTCGACGGGATCGGCTCCACGGAGATGTTGCACATTTTCATGAGCAATCGGCCCGGGGACGTGCGGTACGGGACCTCGGGACGCCCCGTCGCCGGCTACGACGTAAAACTCGTCGACGACGCGGGCGAGCCCGTGCCCGACGGCGAAGACGGCTCCCTGTGGGTGCGCGGGCCGTCGAGCTGCGTTTCGTACTGGAACCAGCGGCAAAAGAGCCTCGACACGTTCCACGGCGCCTGGACCCGCACGGGCGACCGGTACGTGCGCGACGTGGAAGGATATTTTACGTACGCAGGGCGCAGCGACGACATGCTGAAGGTGTCGGGGATATGGGTCTCGCCGTTCGAGGTCGAGAGCGCCCTCACGGCCCATGAGGCCGTGCTCGAAGCCGCCGTCGTGGGCCACACCGACGAGGCCAAGCTCGTCAAGCCGAAGGCGTTCGTCGTGCTGAAGCGGCCGGACGAAGCTTCGCCGGCGCTCGCGGACGCGCTGAAAGATTTCGTGAAGGGGCGGCTCGCGCCCTACAAGTACCCGCGCTGGATCGAGTTCGTGCGCGAGCTGCCGAAGACGGCGACGGGGAAGATCCAGCGGTTCAAGTTGCGCGAGGGGTGA
- a CDS encoding DAPG hydrolase family protein, which yields MSHPIPSRPLHLGMQEGELSNKPYAAFWNPRVAPLVEHAREALLCGPLAAPLLPDLKGAPRLLDAGDHEVENGLGVRDDGALFLAVRTAMPDVSPAMVDWWFGWHGKEPQRYKLWHPRAHVHACWGDADPPGAEGRARYVGRVSFVDEYIGSRLQQVTIRFVRPAELGFDEAALADPAQATVVCARIGLLGLPVEAGWLVHHVRRVPGGAEMRSRFWLGGPHGVVRAPGFVGAVVSRIARRVAAPSLEEARALLVHCSQEMSHLASFLPKLHAELHEMP from the coding sequence ATGAGCCACCCGATTCCGTCGCGCCCGCTCCACCTCGGCATGCAGGAGGGCGAGCTCAGCAACAAGCCCTATGCAGCCTTCTGGAATCCGCGTGTCGCGCCGCTCGTGGAGCATGCGCGGGAGGCGCTTCTTTGTGGCCCGCTCGCCGCGCCCTTGCTCCCCGATCTCAAAGGCGCGCCGCGGCTCCTCGACGCGGGGGATCACGAGGTCGAGAATGGACTCGGCGTTCGCGACGACGGCGCGCTCTTCCTCGCGGTGCGCACCGCGATGCCCGACGTGTCGCCGGCCATGGTCGATTGGTGGTTCGGCTGGCATGGCAAAGAGCCACAACGTTACAAACTCTGGCATCCCCGCGCGCACGTGCATGCGTGCTGGGGAGACGCGGATCCGCCGGGCGCCGAGGGGCGCGCGCGGTACGTCGGCCGCGTCTCGTTCGTCGACGAGTACATCGGCAGCCGATTGCAGCAGGTGACGATCCGGTTCGTCCGGCCCGCGGAGCTCGGATTCGACGAGGCGGCGCTCGCGGATCCCGCGCAGGCCACCGTGGTCTGCGCGCGCATCGGCCTGCTCGGGCTGCCCGTGGAGGCCGGCTGGCTCGTGCATCACGTCCGCCGTGTCCCGGGGGGCGCCGAAATGCGCTCCCGCTTCTGGCTCGGCGGGCCCCACGGCGTCGTGCGGGCGCCGGGGTTCGTCGGCGCCGTCGTGTCGCGAATCGCGCGGCGCGTGGCGGCGCCGAGCCTGGAAGAAGCCCGCGCGCTCCTCGTGCATTGCTCCCAGGAAATGTCGCACCTCGCCTCGTTCCTCCCGAAGCTCCACGCCGAGCTCCACGAAATGCCCTGA
- a CDS encoding LysR family transcriptional regulator, which translates to MDLEELRAFLAVAEAGSFLAAATSLRMPRATLRRRIDQLEARAGVLLVDRTRDGVSLTEAGKLLAARGRLMVQESNALLQSVREAGSEPAGVLRVLLPVGLPPHVLIHVLGIARKHPRLAFRLHFSDDPIAGLMESVDLAFHFGETSPAGPWVSRELMRTRVWLVASREYLARRGTPRSVEELSRHDLLAWESPGDDGRSWPLLRGGTFPVSPLVTAQDIHVIRQFALAGHGIALLPDPGIPDEGLPEGTIVPVLPDIVGRELGFRVVVPAVLSEIPRIKAMLDLLEPFLGKLGL; encoded by the coding sequence ATGGACCTCGAAGAGCTCCGAGCCTTTCTCGCAGTGGCCGAGGCTGGCTCGTTCCTGGCCGCGGCGACGTCCCTCCGCATGCCCCGCGCCACGTTGCGCCGCAGGATCGATCAGCTCGAAGCACGCGCCGGCGTGCTGCTCGTGGATCGGACGCGGGACGGCGTCAGCCTCACCGAAGCCGGAAAACTCCTGGCGGCGCGCGGGCGGCTCATGGTGCAGGAGTCGAACGCGCTCTTGCAATCGGTCCGGGAGGCGGGATCCGAGCCGGCCGGCGTGCTTCGTGTCCTCTTGCCCGTGGGCTTGCCCCCGCACGTCCTCATTCACGTGCTCGGCATCGCGCGCAAGCACCCACGCCTCGCCTTCCGGCTCCATTTCAGCGACGATCCGATCGCGGGGCTCATGGAGAGCGTGGACCTCGCCTTTCATTTCGGCGAAACGAGCCCCGCGGGGCCGTGGGTCTCACGCGAGCTCATGCGCACCCGCGTGTGGCTGGTCGCGTCGCGTGAATACCTGGCCCGGCGCGGGACACCACGATCCGTCGAGGAGCTTTCGCGGCACGATCTGCTCGCGTGGGAGAGCCCGGGCGACGACGGGCGCTCCTGGCCTCTGCTCCGCGGCGGCACGTTCCCGGTCTCGCCCCTCGTCACGGCCCAAGACATTCACGTGATCCGTCAGTTCGCGCTCGCGGGGCACGGAATCGCGCTCCTGCCCGACCCCGGGATCCCGGACGAGGGGCTGCCCGAGGGCACGATCGTCCCGGTCCTGCCCGACATCGTGGGCCGCGAGCTCGGGTTCCGTGTGGTCGTGCCGGCCGTCCTGTCCGAAATCCCGCGCATCAAAGCGATGCTCGATCTGCTCGAGCCATTCCTCGGAAAACTGGGCTTGTAA
- a CDS encoding TetR/AcrR family transcriptional regulator, which produces MTAEAEARSRILAAARRLFFAHGFGRVTMDEIASELAMSKKTLYRHFASKEVLCEAVIDATFTTIDVELAAVLDDAALGFEDKLERFMRLVAGGYESARGPLLTDLQRDAPSLWARVDQWRSKVVHTRTRALFAAGKRAGVFRPDVPEDFVVRIVINNVQNILRPDVLAALGMSFPEAFAHCKTLLLDGIRARPEGGARSAAP; this is translated from the coding sequence GTGACGGCCGAGGCGGAGGCGCGCAGCCGCATCCTCGCCGCCGCGCGACGGCTCTTTTTCGCGCACGGGTTCGGCCGCGTCACGATGGACGAGATCGCCTCCGAGCTCGCCATGAGCAAAAAAACGCTCTACCGCCATTTCGCGAGCAAAGAGGTGCTCTGCGAGGCCGTCATCGACGCCACGTTCACCACGATCGACGTCGAGCTCGCGGCCGTGCTCGACGACGCGGCGCTCGGCTTCGAGGACAAACTCGAGCGCTTCATGCGGCTCGTCGCGGGCGGCTACGAATCCGCGCGTGGTCCGCTCCTCACCGATCTGCAGCGCGACGCGCCTTCGTTATGGGCGCGCGTCGATCAATGGCGAAGCAAGGTCGTCCACACGCGCACGCGCGCGCTCTTCGCCGCGGGCAAACGCGCGGGGGTCTTCCGGCCCGACGTGCCCGAGGACTTCGTCGTCCGCATCGTCATCAACAACGTGCAGAACATCCTCCGCCCCGACGTCCTCGCCGCGCTCGGGATGAGCTTTCCCGAGGCGTTCGCCCATTGCAAGACGCTGCTCCTCGACGGGATCCGCGCCAGACCCGAGGGCGGCGCGCGCAGCGCGGCCCCTTGA
- a CDS encoding nucleobase:cation symporter-2 family protein gives MASQSAPDPVDAWLPLPRLLAYGLQHVLAMYAGAVAVPLIVAGALGLSREELVYLISADLFTCGLATLVQTVGFPGFGVRLPVIQGCTFAAVGPMILIGKTGGLPSVYGAVIAAGALTLLVAPFFARLLRFFPPVVTGSIITLIGISLLPVAVRWAGGGDPSSPDFGAPAALGLAFTTFALVLLYKRVLRGFWQGVAVLLGLVSGTVISAALGMFDLAGVREARWIAVTTPFAFGLPHFEPGAVASMALVMLVVMVESTGDFVALGVLTGRPLTPEALARGLRADGLSTMLGGVLNAFPYTAYAQNVGLVALSRVRSRWVVAAAGVILVVLGLLPKLAALVAAIPAPVLGGAGLLMFGQVAASGLRTLSRVDFDSERGRMNGLIVAATLAVGLIPLGAPNFWRSLPPWLQVILQSGITAGSVTGILLHAVFARGREPSKHAAHTDPGSP, from the coding sequence ATGGCCTCGCAAAGCGCCCCCGATCCCGTCGACGCGTGGCTGCCGTTGCCGCGCCTCCTCGCGTATGGCCTCCAGCACGTACTCGCCATGTACGCCGGTGCCGTCGCGGTGCCGCTCATCGTCGCCGGCGCCCTCGGCCTCTCGCGGGAGGAGCTCGTGTATCTCATCAGCGCCGACCTCTTCACCTGCGGCCTCGCGACGCTCGTGCAAACCGTGGGGTTTCCCGGCTTCGGCGTGCGTCTGCCGGTCATCCAGGGGTGTACGTTCGCCGCCGTCGGCCCGATGATCCTCATTGGCAAGACGGGCGGATTGCCCTCCGTGTACGGCGCCGTCATCGCGGCCGGCGCGCTGACCTTGCTCGTCGCGCCCTTCTTCGCGCGATTGCTCCGGTTTTTCCCGCCGGTCGTGACGGGCAGCATCATCACGCTCATCGGCATTTCCTTGTTGCCCGTCGCGGTGCGCTGGGCGGGCGGCGGGGACCCGTCGTCCCCCGATTTCGGCGCGCCGGCCGCGCTCGGGCTCGCGTTCACCACGTTCGCGCTGGTTCTCCTTTACAAACGCGTGCTCAGAGGCTTCTGGCAGGGCGTGGCTGTGCTCCTCGGGCTCGTGTCGGGCACCGTGATCTCGGCGGCGCTCGGCATGTTCGATCTCGCGGGCGTGCGCGAGGCGCGCTGGATCGCGGTGACCACGCCCTTCGCGTTCGGGCTGCCGCATTTCGAGCCGGGGGCGGTGGCGTCGATGGCCCTCGTCATGCTGGTCGTCATGGTGGAATCGACGGGGGACTTCGTGGCGCTCGGCGTGCTCACGGGCAGGCCCTTGACGCCCGAGGCGCTCGCGCGGGGCTTACGCGCCGACGGCTTGTCCACGATGCTGGGCGGCGTGCTGAATGCGTTTCCGTACACCGCGTATGCGCAGAACGTGGGCCTCGTGGCGCTCTCGCGTGTGCGCAGCCGCTGGGTCGTCGCGGCGGCGGGCGTGATCCTCGTCGTGCTTGGCCTCTTGCCGAAGCTCGCGGCGCTCGTCGCCGCGATTCCGGCGCCCGTGCTCGGCGGGGCGGGGCTGCTCATGTTCGGGCAGGTGGCCGCGAGCGGGCTGCGTACGCTGTCGCGGGTCGATTTCGACAGCGAGCGGGGGCGCATGAACGGGCTCATCGTCGCGGCGACCCTCGCGGTGGGCCTCATTCCGCTCGGCGCTCCGAATTTCTGGCGGAGTTTGCCCCCATGGCTCCAGGTGATCCTGCAAAGCGGCATCACCGCCGGCAGCGTGACCGGCATCCTCCTCCACGCGGTGTTTGCCCGCGGGCGCGAGCCTTCAAAACACGCCGCTCACACCGATCCCGGGAGCCCGTAA
- a CDS encoding S28 family serine protease, with amino-acid sequence MNMRQIRNFPVTSIFLALGVAACGTGEGSALDEPVAAAQAAVTDEVLAELNGIPGLTVVSENPSTIPGTRFFVLRFEQPVDHHDPDGPRFTQKIALLHRSFDAPTSFLPSGYAVNTRRAIEGKVTAMLQANQLYAEHRYYGESVPAGPTYEHLDIEQSAGDHHRIVQAFRPVYTGRWISGASSKGGMTSIYHRYYYPDDVDGTVAFVSPSTYSPSDPRYVTFIRNVGDAAMRSRLIAYQRALLARRDHIVPMMVAELGEDWGLTFDIVGADRAFEFGVLEASFFYWQFCPVQFCEPHLPAPDASDEELLSFYINYLGAPFNYDDETINVHYGPYFYQSATQLGHPRFDEAPLRDLLRYPGQDRAENLTPVPVTIPFDYGLMPLIEARTWAHGKRMLFIYGENDPWSTSPFDVRAKNDAFRYFVPDGHHGVGIEDLPEEERLHAMSRIFDWADMPFDPSAARTAAPLAPEVADDEAPGARFRLPLR; translated from the coding sequence ATGAACATGCGGCAAATTCGTAACTTTCCCGTGACTTCGATCTTCCTCGCTCTCGGCGTCGCCGCGTGCGGCACCGGCGAGGGCTCTGCTCTGGACGAGCCTGTCGCCGCTGCGCAGGCGGCCGTGACCGACGAGGTCCTCGCTGAGCTCAACGGGATCCCTGGGCTCACGGTGGTCAGTGAGAACCCCTCGACCATCCCGGGCACGCGCTTCTTCGTGCTCCGATTCGAGCAGCCCGTGGACCACCATGACCCGGACGGCCCGCGCTTCACACAGAAGATCGCCCTCCTGCATCGCTCCTTCGACGCGCCCACGTCGTTCCTCCCCAGCGGGTATGCCGTGAACACGCGGAGGGCGATCGAGGGCAAAGTCACGGCCATGCTCCAGGCCAATCAGCTCTACGCCGAGCATCGCTACTACGGCGAATCCGTGCCCGCGGGCCCGACGTACGAGCACCTCGACATCGAGCAGTCCGCCGGCGATCACCACCGGATCGTGCAGGCGTTCAGGCCCGTCTATACAGGCCGCTGGATCTCCGGCGCCAGCAGCAAGGGCGGCATGACCTCGATCTATCATCGCTACTACTACCCGGACGACGTCGACGGCACGGTCGCGTTCGTGTCGCCGTCCACCTATTCGCCGAGCGATCCGCGGTACGTCACGTTCATCCGCAACGTGGGGGACGCGGCGATGCGGTCGAGGCTCATCGCCTATCAGCGCGCCCTTCTGGCGCGGCGTGACCATATCGTGCCGATGATGGTGGCGGAGCTGGGCGAGGACTGGGGCCTCACGTTCGATATCGTGGGGGCCGACCGCGCCTTCGAATTCGGCGTCCTCGAAGCCTCGTTTTTCTACTGGCAGTTTTGCCCCGTGCAATTCTGCGAGCCTCATCTCCCGGCGCCGGACGCGAGCGACGAGGAGCTGCTCTCCTTCTACATCAACTACCTCGGCGCCCCGTTCAACTACGACGACGAGACCATCAACGTGCACTATGGGCCCTATTTCTACCAGTCGGCCACCCAGCTCGGCCACCCGCGCTTCGACGAGGCCCCCTTGCGGGATCTGCTGCGGTATCCGGGGCAGGACAGGGCGGAAAACCTCACGCCCGTGCCGGTGACGATCCCCTTCGATTACGGTCTCATGCCGTTGATCGAAGCGCGGACGTGGGCGCATGGCAAGCGGATGCTCTTCATTTATGGGGAGAACGATCCTTGGAGCACGAGCCCGTTTGATGTCCGAGCGAAGAACGACGCATTCCGGTACTTCGTGCCCGACGGGCACCACGGCGTGGGGATCGAAGACCTACCCGAGGAGGAACGATTGCACGCGATGAGCCGCATCTTCGATTGGGCCGACATGCCCTTCGACCCGTCGGCCGCCCGGACGGCCGCGCCGCTCGCGCCGGAAGTCGCGGACGACGAGGCCCCGGGGGCACGCTTCCGCCTGCCGCTGCGCTGA